The following DNA comes from Bacteroidales bacterium.
ACTTTGTAACATTCTCGGCAAGTACTCTTGCCCGTTGCGTTACATACTCATTTGCAACCACAATACTGCCTTGTGGCAGCGTTGCAAGAGATAGTGTTGTTTTACCTCCCGGAGCAGCACAAAGGTCGAGCAAACGTACCGGTTTATCAACAAACCTCTTTAAGAGTTGCTCAACAAACATTGATGATGCCTCCTGAACATAATAACACCCTGAATGAAAGAGCGGATCAAAAGTAAACGATGGGCGTTGTTTCAGGTAGTAACCATTACTACTCCACCCCACTCGTTCAGCATCTACTGGCACTCGGCTACACTTAAGCGGATTTACCCTTATTGATACTGGTTGCGATGCACTCAACGCCTCAGCAAAGCGGTCAAAATCTTCGCCCAACAGAGGTCTCATTCGTGTTATAAAGTCGGCAGGTAGTTTCATATTTAGTTGTTAGTTGTTAGTTTTCGGCTTAGCCGCCCCTACGGGGTAGTTGTTAGAGTTAGTAAACAAACACCTGTTTGTTGAACTTGCTCTCGCTCAACGTTCTTAGTTTTCCAATTGGATTAATTACAAAATCCTTAACTCAACACAAGTGTTGAGAGGTTTGCATCATCATATATTTGGTTTGCACACTCTATTATCTGTTTTGCTGTTACCGATTCAATCTTTTGAATGGTCTCGGCAAGTGTTGAGCATCGGTTGTATCGTAACAGAGATTTACCTGATGCCACAGCCAAATTCTCTCTTATCTCCCTTCCTATTGTCAACTGCCCTATATATTGACGCTTGGCATCGTTTAGGCGTAGAGAGGAGAGTTCACGCTGTTTCAACTTGTTCAACTCCTTACGTATTATAGTGAAACAACGATTTACATTCTTGCGGTCTGTTCCAAAGTATATTGTAAAGAGTCCTGTATCGATATAGTTGGTTACATTTGCCTCCACGTTATAAACATATCCTCGCTTCTCGCGTAGGGCAACATTCAAAAGGCTATTCATTCCGGGACCTCCAACAATATTGTTTAAGAGGAAGAGAGGAAATCTATTGGTATCAAACAAAGAGCAACACCCTCCGCCAATTATGGCGTGAGATTGATAGTTATTGCACTCCTCGTGCTTATCAAAGCGTATTAATTGTGTGGGGCTCTCCCGTACAAACTCAACTCTGTTTGTGCGTATCCCTTCGGTTGCACTCTGAACTGTTTTTATTACTCGTTTAAAATCGGTTTTCCCCGAAAAGAAGAATACCATATTTGTTTGAGTATAAAAGTTTTGCATAAAGGTTATTCCATCGGCTGGGGTAATATTTGAGAGTGAA
Coding sequences within:
- a CDS encoding insulinase family protein, translating into MNSNTDYQWHTLPSGLRVVYRYSPSNVTYCGFVVDAATRDEQQGKEGLAHYVEHMLFKGTHKRKAMSILNCMEHVGGEINAFTSKEETVIYTVSLEPDFKRAVSLMADIIQNSTMPEVESIKEKEVIVDEINSYLDNPAELIFDEFENYLFNGHALGHNILGDEASLSNITPADGITFMQNFYTQTNMVFFFSGKTDFKRVIKTVQSATEGIRTNRVEFVRESPTQLIRFDKHEECNNYQSHAIIGGGCCSLFDTNRFPLFLLNNIVGGPGMNSLLNVALREKRGYVYNVEANVTNYIDTGLFTIYFGTDRKNVNRCFTIIRKELNKLKQRELSSLRLNDAKRQYIGQLTIGREIRENLAVASGKSLLRYNRCSTLAETIQKIESVTAKQIIECANQIYDDANLSTLVLS